One Parashewanella spongiae genomic window, TTGCGGTAGATTTTTAAATGCTAGATCCCTTAGGTACTGACTTTTTATGGTCAATTCCATTTAGAGTACGATCTATCCATTCTAAAGATGAATAACCTGAGTTCTACGTAAGTAAAACTCTACAGTACAGCTAATTATGTGGACTTAAGCGTTCAGCGTTAATTGCTTAAAATAAAGCCGACTCTATTAATGCTAATTTCAGTACATTATACCAATTACAGTAATTAATATCTCACTCATCAAGAGCTAAAGGGTTTCAGTGCAATGCGCAAGCTCGGAGTACTATATCCCCTAACGGCCGCCATACAAAACTGGCGTTCAACGCACTTAGTGCTTTTGTCGGGATAATTCAAGTGCTTGTAACGTAGCAATGTAATAACGACATTTTTGTATGTCGGTAGTCTAGTGCCTTTGCTTTTTTCTATAAACCTAAATAAATCAGTTGGGAGCGTTCATATACGCAGAAAAAATTACTGATAGCAAGGCATGAATAGCAGCAAGTAGTGGTTCTACTTGCAAAATTTATAACGCAGCTAGCGGTGGTTTTGGCAAGTATATGAATGTTCAGCACTTACTTGATGGGTGAATTAGGGTTGTTTAGTTTTGTATTTAACTTCAATAGATTAAAGCTAAATTGTGCGTTCAACCGATTTATTTAGGATAAAAGTCACTGGATACCAGTCTTCGCTGGCATGATAAAGATTGGTACTTTCTAAATCGCTAGATCCCTTACAATTTATCAACCATCGAAGACAAAGAATTGGAACGTGAATGTGCAATCCCCTAGGCGCTGTCAGCTCAAATACTTCAATCGCTGCACAGTTAGACTTTCAGCCTCAGCAGGCAAACCTTGAATCAAACACCGTTGATATTGACGGTCAGTTGTTTAGGGTCAGCCTGCTTGGGCAATATGATGCATTCCTCAAATTTATTCGTGATGAAGAAGTAACGAAAAACCACGCTGAACTGGAGTTAACGGATAATGTAGCGAAGTTACCAGGAGCAAATTTTGATGAAAAATTAACAGGCGTGATAATGCGGGCTGAGCAACAAGGGAAGGCCATTCTAGCTCGGGACACCAAAGGCAGGGAGGATTATTTTGCGCGACTCGAAAAATTAAAGACGCATATTATTGGTCAGGTCAATTTCGCTCAACAATTACCGGATGATGCCTTACTTTTTCTTGTTGAATTTTCAAACAGGCTTGACGAAATGAGACTCTGGCCTGAGTCACAGCAACTGCTTCATCTCGGTGCCTTTCCTATGGCGGTTGAAAGCGAAGGTGAATGGCGGTGCATAGACGGTCTTCGAATTCGTTTGGATTTGTGTGATAGGCCATCGACAACGATTTTTAATTTATTGTGTCGGGATCAAATGAGTGACGCATTACTGAAGTTAACTTCAAAGGTTAAGTCTGCCAATCGTGTACATTTAGCGGCGGCGGTGCCTTGGGTGCTTACGGGGATTGACTCTCAGAAAGACACTCATTTTAAGTTACCGCTGCACGACCTGTGTGCGTCAGATATTTATGATTTACTTCTCACTGCTCCAGAAGATTATCACCGCCGTTTATTGAGCAGTATTGACGATTATATGGAATTATCTCAGCAGGTATTATCTCTGAAAGAGCAATACCTTCAGTATGAGAATGATAATCTGCTAATGGAAATGGATGGCATAGTTGAACGATTAAAGGGAAATGCTTGGACTGCGTTATTAAAACTGGCTCCTAACCATTTTTATGATGGAAGCCAGACAAGAGAGAGTATCAGTAATGAGATTTCAAAGCGTATTCACACAAACCAGCAGCTAACACATTTTTTAAAAAGTGCATTTACACCGGAAAAGCCTGAGCTAACGGATTACACTGACAATGTCAGCCACTGGTGTGAAAAACTTTATTGTGGTGATTTTTGTGCGTTGGCAGCACTGGTTGTTTACTGTCTTCCCGTGCTTGATAAACGTCCGTTGATGATGTGTTTATTGTCACATACATGGCAGAGGCTCTACAGTGATACGTTATGTAGGCACCTTGAACAGTTAAAAGTTCAGTCGGAGTTTGTCACTGTTTGGAGTAAGCAAATTGTTGAGCGATTAACTGAATTTAATGCAAAATACGATGATGTAGTAGAAAAATACCTGAATAACAGAGAGTGTTGGCAAACCTTACCGTTAAACCGTAAACAAGACTTATTGCAGCAGTGCATCTCAGGCGGCGTCAGTTTTTCTACAATACAGGCGCTTCGTAACTCTGGAGCAGATGAGGTGCATTTAAATTCACTTGATTGGCGAGCTTGGGTAAATTCAAGAGACTGGCCAAAATTAATTCATTTATTGAGTCATCAGGTTAATTTCAATGAGGTAATACATTACTCTTTACCAATCCTTAAAAATGATAATCAACTGTTGCATATCGCAGCGTACTTTGGGCGAGCGGATGTGGTGGAAGCATTATTGAAGACTCAGGGTATTGAGGTTAATAACGCTAACGAAAACGGGTATACGCCACTGCATGCGGCTTGCCGTCTTGGTAAGGAGAAAGTGGTGAAGGCACTGCTGAATTATAAGGGGCAGAACCCTGAAGCTGACATCGGGCTGACTAGGGAGCATTCAGAAACTAAGAATACGCCACTGCATTCGGCTTGCATTGCCGGTTACGATGGTGTGGTGAAGTTACTGCTGAATTATAAGGGGCAGAAGGCTGAAATCGTGCTAACCAGGGAGCATTCAATATATAAAAATACGCTACTGCATGAGGCTTGTATCGCCGGTCATGATGGTGTGGTGAAGGTGTTGCTGGATTATAAAGGGCTGCACCCAAAGGTCGATATCGGGCTAACCAAGGGGCATCCAAAATCTAAGAGTACGCCATTGCATGATACTTGTATCAATGGTCATGATGCTGTGGTGAAGGCATTGCTGGATTATAAAGGGCTGAACCCTAAGGTCGATATAGGGCTAACCAAGGAGCATCCAATATCTAAGAGTACGCCATTGTATGAGACTTGTATTAATGGTCATAATGCTGTGGTAAAGGCACTGCTGAATTATAAGGTGCTGAACCCAGAGGCTGATATCGGGCTGAGCAGAGAGCATTTAACATATAAAAGTACGCCACTACATGCTGCCTGCAACCTTGGTAAAGAAAAGGTGGTGAAGGTACTGCTGGATTATAAGGGGCAGTACCCTAATGCCTATATCGGGCTAGCAAAAGTCCACTCCAACATCCCTAATACGCCACTGTATGAGGCTTGTGTCACCGGTCATGATGGCGTGGTGAAGGTATTTATGGATTATAAGGGGCTGCACCCTAAGGCCGATATCGGACTAACCAAGGAGCATCCAATAACTAAGGGGACGCCACTGTATGATGCTTGTATCGCCGGTCATGATGGCGTGGTGAAAATACTGTTGGATTATAAGGGGCAGCACCCTAATGCCGATATAGGGCTAACCAGAAAGCATTCAAAATATAAAGATACGCCATTGCATGCGGCTTGCTGTCTTGGTAAAGAGAAGGTGGTGAAGGTACTACTGGATTATTTATCCATACATCCGATAGATTCTATTCGATTGTTTAGTAAGGAATTTGTAATGTCACCGCTAAAACTGGCAAGTAGATGTAAGCATGAGGTTGTAGCTACTCTCATACTCAAATGGAAAGGTATTGAGCTGGTGTCCACAAAAGATAAAATAAGTGTGTTCTTTGCGAAAAAATAAAAACTGTAAGCGAGTGAAGATGGCGTCCCCCACTCGCCTATAACTATTAATGCGAGCATAATGGAATGATTTTTAAGTAAAAACTTATGTCAAAAATAATTTAAGTGACTAGGGTCTGTTGATCTTTCGTGATTGTTTTTGCAAAGATAAATTGGTTATTTTATGCAAGGCAGAGTTTGTGAGGTTTGGTTATTATCGACATACAAAACTGTCGTTACTTCGTTTCCAAATAAGAAAACGATAACGCAGCAGAAATGACCAATTTACGCCGTCTTAGATGCTTTTGAGCATTCACTATTCTGTGTTGTAACCAGCTCACTTAGATGGCTAAGCATCACTGCTCACGCCTTGAACAGATAAATGCTCAAATAGCACAAAATTTAATCCTGAAAGATCAACAGACCCTAGGGTTCTAGCGATTTATAAAGTACCAATCTTTGTCATGCCAGCGAAGGCTGGTATCCAGTGACTTTCATAGAAAAAAGCAAAGACACTAGACTACCGACATGCAAAGCTGTCGTTACTTCGTTTCCAGCCTGAGCTGGAGCGACGAGAACTCATCGGTATACCAGACATTGAGCTCATCCATTAAAAAAACAAAATTAATGAATACTTACTCATTTTTTCGTTGTGAAAATGTTCATATTAGTTAATTTTAAGTAAAACATAGATAAAAAGTGATTTCTTATTGACCCTTGACCACATAACTATTCCGTGTGCACAATGTCAGGCATACTTTCTTCCGCAACTTTCCTTAAGCAATTACAACGCTGAAAAAATTCATACAGAATTGCCTTTATTTTTATGCTGGAAAACTCGGAATTATACCAATTACAGTAATTAATCTCTCACTCAGCAAGAGATAAAGGTTTTCAGTACAAAATGGGTAATCAGGTAAATTTATCCAGAAAACGATCACCTTGATGTTATGAATGTTGAGATAACGTGTAATCACAAACAATCCATTACGGAGAGCTCGTCCTCATGGTTCGCGACATTTTTAAGTGAAATGGTTTTTTGCTGGATATCATATGCATTATCTAGTTGTTTGACTAACCTACTATCGACATCACTGCTTATTTTGCTCAGCATAATTGTTAACTCTGAGAGGGTGAACTCCTCAATGCGGGCTAACAGCACCTCAACGTCTTCTGCACCCAGTTGAGGCTTATCTAAAATTGGGTTGGGGTTTGCTTCAGGCGGTAAATCTACAAATAAACTTCTGGCCCATTCCTCATCAAACTCACTTAATTGCACAGGCTGATTATCCTTGCTTACCGAGGGAGTATTCAAAAAGTCATCGCCATCCATTAAAGACAAAATTGCCTCCTCTTCACCATCTTGGCTGACACTCGTTTCCATAGGCTCATGCTCTTGCGCCGTGTCACTCGTTGTTGCACTATCGTGATGCCATGAAACGAGCGGTATGTTTTGGTACTGCACGGATGAACTTAATCTCTCTCTTAATTCGCTAGGTATGTCGGCGAGGGAATATTTCTCAACGAGCGCTTTTACTGTAGGAGTGCTCAAAGAGTCTGCATAATACACAAGATTGCGGCGGACTTTCTGGTTCAAGGGCAAGCCTTTTTGCACACACTTTTCGATGATGCCCAAATTAAGCCAACTTTCCTGCTCTACTTCCGTGTTGATTGTGGCTGTTGACGTTTGCTTTTGTGATAACCGTTCCTCTCGTCGTGTAACGTAAGTACTGACAACTCTTTGTTCATTGCTGTCAGCAAACTCAACCGGAAAGTCACTACTTAATGTATCAATAAACAAAGAAAGCTCATCGGCAGACCAGTTGCGGATAGTGATACTTTTTGGACTACTTTGGCTTAACTGAGGAAATGGCAGCTCAATCACTTCCTCATCAATATTGAGCAGCGTCATTTGTGCTTGAGTTATATGATAAGGAGTCGGGGCGCTGGCAAAGGATAAGCTGAACCAATAACAAAAAAGTACCATGGGGCAATCTGTTTTTTTTGCTAGTGTATCAATGCATAATGTGACCCCTTTATCTGTATTCATACTGTCGGAAGATACACTAAACGTCACAGCATTTAATGTTGTAGGATGCTTTACTGGCAAGACTAACCCTCTGGTGACCAGCCCAAAATTCAGTGTGTTCATGGTTTTTACTTTGGGTTTTCCTGTTGTGTTTAGATACTGACCGTAATCTTTCCCTGCTAAGCAAAGGGTATAAAACTTCTTAGCTGGTAATGACATTGATAATTGATATAGGTCATTAGCAGTACTGAACACTTGGCATAACACCCCGCAACAGTTGGTATCGTTAATCAATCTCTTAGTTTCAGGCGTAGGTGAAAGCAGGCAGGCCGCAATTAAATACGCCTGAACCTGATTCACATTTTCATCCTCAACGCCCTTTAGGACGACCGGATACAATGTCTTATCCCATTGTTCTAATGTGGGACGTGAGCGAGTTACCCTACAAAAACGGAAGTAATGGCTTACACTCTCATGGCTCTGACGTTTCAAGTCGAGCGCACTGGATAGGATGGTTTTATTGAGTGGTTGACTGAGCAATCCTTCCCAGCGGGAGGATTCACTCACTTTCTTAGCGCTCATCGGGCGGTTTCCCTCTGGGCAAGGCGCATTTGCAAAGAACAATTTTAATCCCAGCTGACCGTTAGCAAAACTGATTTTACCGAGAACGCTCAATATCCCTTGATGGCTTTCTATTGCGCATGGAAACGTCAACCCCGTTATTTTTTTCGTGCTCAACGAGCAGTAGTTACGCAATTTCATAAGCATCTCAGGCTCACCTTTAATGGCCAATGCTAACGCTTTTAGCGATGTTAACTCATCATCGTTATCGCAAAAGTGAGTGAGCAGTTTGGCGACGGGTGAGCAGGAAAAAGCTTTTTCCACAGCTTTAAGAGATGATTGTTTCCACTCTTGAATGCAGAGTTGCAGTAGTTGATCGTCGGGTTGACCATCAATGCTTAATAAAGAAAGTAGGTGAGTTACCTCACCCTGTTTCGGCGGCAGAGGGAAAATCGAAAAAACACAAGCTAGACTGATAAGGTGGATTCTACCATTTTGCTGCAATGCAGGATTTTCAAGCAAGCAAAACCAGCCATCGGCATCATCAGGTCGACTCATCACCTTAACTAATAACAACCTATACAAGGGCAGATTTAACGTGCCGTCCTCCTGCAGTTGTGGCAGTTTCAGCAACTCAATAAAGCGCGTCATCGTCGCTTTATTAGGCAGACCGCAGCAATGAAATATCGACGACAGGGATTTGAACACCGGGAGGTTTAATTTGCCACCTTCCTGCAGTTGCGGCAGTTGCAGCAGCTCAATAAAGCGCTTCAGTGCCACTTCGTCAGGCAGACCACGGCCATCAAATATCGACGACAGGGATTTGAGCAGCGGCAGGTTTAATCTGCCGCCCTCCTGCAGCTGCGGTAATTCCAGAAGCTCAATAAAACGCCTCATCGCTGTTTCGTCAGGCAGGCCGCAGCCATTAAATATCGACGACAGGGATTTGAGCAGCGGCAAGTTTAATCTGCCGGCCTCCTGCAACTGTGGCAGTTGTAGCAAATAAATAAAACGTGTCATTACCTTTGCGTCAGGCAGACCATGACCATGAAATATCGACGACAGAGATTTTAGCCGCGGCAGGCTTAATCTGCCGCCCTCCTGTAGCTGCGGTAATTCCAACAGCTTAAGAAAGCGTACCATTGCCTTTTCGTCAGGCAAACCACGGCCATCAAATATCGACGACAGGGATTTGAACAACGGCAGACTTAATCTTCCGCCCTCCTGTAGCTGCGGCAGTTCGAGCAGCTTAATAAAGTGCGCCATTTCCACTTCATCAGGCAGACCGCGGCCACTAAATATCGATGACAGGGATTTGAACAGCGGCAGACTTAATCTTCCGCCCTCCTGCAGCTGCGGTAATTCCAGCAACTTAATAAAGCGCATCATGGCCGCTTCGTCGGGCTGCCCGCAACGACTGAACATCGATGACAGGGATTTGAACAGCGGCAGGTTTAATCTGCCGCCTTCCTGTAGCTGCGGCAGTTCCAACAGTTCAATAAAGTGCGCCATTTCCACTTCATCAAGCAGACCGCGGCCACTAAATATCGATGACAGGGATTTGAACAGCGGCAGACTTAATCTTCCGCCCTCCTGCAGCTGCGGTAATTCCAGCAGCTTAATGAAGCGCACAATTTCCACTTCATCAGGCAAACCGCGGCCATTAAATAACGACGAAAGGGATTTGAACAGCGGCAGGTTTAATCTGTCGTCTTCCTGCAGCTGCGGTAATTTCAGCAGCTTAATAAAGCGCACCATTTCCACTTCGTCAGGCAGACCGCGGCCATTAAACATCGACGACAGGGGTTTGAATCGCGGCAGGCTCAATGTTCCGCCCTCCTGCAGTTGCGGTAATTCCAGAAGATCAATAAAACGCCTCATCGCTGTTTCGTCAGGCAGGCCGCAGCCATTAAGTATCGACGACAGAGATTTGAACAGCGACAGACTTAATTTGCCGCTCCGCTGCAGCTGCGGCAGTTCCAACAACTCAATAAAGCGCGTCGTCGATGCTTCATCAGGCAGGCCGCGGCCGCTATATATTGACGACAAGGATTTGAGCCGCGGGAGGCTTAACTTGCCGCCCTCCTGCAGTTGCGGCAGTGTCAGCAACTTATTAAAGCGCGCTATTTCAACTTCGCTTGGTAGACCACGACCATTAAATATCGACGACAGAGATTTAAGTAACGGAATATTTAATGTGTCGCCCTCTTGCAATTGCAGCCGTTTTAGCAACCTATTAAAGTTCTTTATCGTCGATACGTCAGGCAAACCGCATTTATGAAAAATTGACGAAAAGGTTTTCATTGGTTGGGTTTTCGCCGCCAAAACAACGTGCTCATCACTGAAATTAAAGAACTTTTTTATCGTGCGCTCATTAACTATGCTGGTAAAAAAGCCGGTATCTTTTACCTTTGTATCGGCAATGTTTATGAAAAAAAAATTTAGTTTATTGCTGTACTGAGCTCGTTGCGTTTCGGATTCAACTTCGACTTTTGATAATAATTTTGTGAATGCAGATTTAACTTGAATGCCTCTGCTATTCATTGCTAGCTGAAGTTCTTCTGGTAGCTGATAATCCTTCGATACTAAATAACATTTACTCGCCGGAGTTGTGATATGCAATTTTTTAGGAGCAGGGTTGCCTTTATTATTAGTACTCACTCTCTTACGGTTTGTCTTCTTAGCGTTATTTGAGATCGAGAGGCTGTCACACATGGAACTGGAAGTAGCATTTGAAGTGGAGGTGAGTGCCATGTTTTTTACCTTTTTTAAGGACAGAAAAGTACAGATGTTTTTGAGTTTATATAAAGCCTCCCTCTTAAACTCAAGCCGCAACTAGCCGTTGGGATTCAAAATGGTAGATGTCATTTAAAATGAGGACAAATGAATTTTTTTTTAGATTTACAATCTGCGACAAGGAGTTAAGGGGACAAAGTAAATAATTCTTAAAGCCATGAATAAGGAAAATTTAAGTGTTAAATAACTAGGGTCTGTTGATTTTTCAGGATTAAACTTTGTGCTATTTGAGCATTTATCTGTTCAAGGCGTGAGCAGTGATGCTTAGCCATCTAGGTGAGCTGGTCACAACACAGAACAGTGAATGCTCAAAAGCATCGAAAAAAGAGAGAGCGTAAATTGGTCGCTCTTTCTAAATAAAAGGTGCTGCGTTATCGTTTTCTTATTTGGAAACGAAGTAACGACAGTTTTGTATGTCGATAATTACCAAACCTCACAAACTCTGCCTTGCATAAAATAACCAATTTATTGCTGCAAAAACAATCACGAAAGATCAACAGACCCTAATTTATAGCAGGACAACCGCACGAGTGAGTGATATATGCACAACTCTATGTTGTAATTTCGTCATTCCCACAAAAGTGGGGATCTAGAGCCTTATACCAATTACAGTAATTAACTTCCCACTCAGCAAGAGCTAAAGGATTTTAGTACAAGGCGCAAGTTTGAAGTACTATATACCCTAACGGCCGCCATACAAAGCTGGCGTTCAACGCACTTCGTGCTTTTGTCGGGATAATTCAAAAACTTGTAACCTAGTAATGGAATCCTTTAGCCTTGCTCTTCGGGAGCTTGTATGTGTTCAAATTACTACGCAAAATTGTCTCAACGTAGCAGTGTGATAACGACAGTTTTGTATGTCGGTAATAGCTATGTCTTCACCAATTTCACTTGTACTTTGAACACATACATAGCTCTGAGCTGGGAATTTAATTACTGTAATTGGTATTATATTTGAATAGCCAAAGTCAGTGTATTCACGAGAATGACGGTCTATAAAGCCTACGGTTTTTGCTAGAAAAACAATCATGAGTTTACCCTGCTTCAGTCACCAGCCGATATCAACTGATTTTTAACCTTTTTCAGGTTGCTCAGATAAGTATTTAAGAAAAAACAACGCGAGTATAAATGCTCCAGAACACATTAAAAATCCGGCCATCACAGATTCACTAAAGCCCATCACTAAATATCCTAAAAAGCTGATCCCAGCTGCAACTAACGCATAAGGCAATTGAGTCGTAACATGATCAATATGATGGCAACTTGCTCCAGTCGAAGACAAAATAGTTGTATCCGAGATTGGCGAACAATGATCGCCAAATACTGCTCCGGATAACACGGCTGCTAGCATAGGCAGCATCATAGCGCTATGGCTTCCCATTGCCATATCAGCAGCAATGGGCAACATAATGCCGAAGGTTCCCCAACTTGTTCCTGTTGAAAAAGCAGTAAGACCAGCGAGAAGAAACACAACAGCAGGTAATAACGCGAAGGGAATATTACCTGTAGCTAGACTCGCCATATATTTTCCTGTTTCTAGCTCACCAATAACAGCGGCGATAGTCCAAGCGAACAATAAAATATAAACAGCTGGCATCATTGAACGAGCACCACGTGACATTGCATATACCGTTTGTTTAATTGGTAAGCCTTGGCGCCAATTAAGAAATAAAGTAACCACAAGGCCAATCAGTGCGCCCATCACCAGTGATAATCCAACATCCGTGTTCTCAAACGCTTTAATTAAACTAAAGGGTATATCCTCAGCCATCAGTGCTTGCATACCAGTAACAATCATAAAGGCAATTGTTGCAACGACAAGGGTGGCTATAGGTAAAAACAGTCCTAGAACGCTACCGTTCTTATCTTCTTCAAGCACTGTAATGCTGCCCGGTGGCACACCTTTAGATTCATCGTATAAGTCGCCACGTTGAGCATTATTTTCATGACGACGCATCGGACCAACGTCTAGCCCATAAAAAGAGACAAACAACAATAATAACAATGAAAATATCGCATAAAAATTCATCGGGATCATTTCAACAAATGTGCCAAAATAGCTTGTTTTAGCCATACCGTGAGTTGTTAAAATGCCCCCAATTAGCGCAATAATGTATGCCCCCCAACTTGAAACTGGTGAAATCACACAAACAGGTGCAGCCGTCGAGTCAAGTAAATACGCCAGCTTTGCTCTTGATATATAATATCGATCAGTCAATGGGCGAGCGACTGAACCGACAACTAAGCTATTAAAATAATCATCAATAAAAATTACCATACCAAGCAACATGGTCATCAACTTGGCATCTCGTTTATTCCGTACCCGCTCTTTTGCCCATTTAGCAAAAGCTTGGGCGCTTCCGCTCACAGTTATTAACGCCGTGATCATTCCAAGCAAAACAATGAAGAGTAAAATATTTAAATTCCATGTATTTATCGCTCCATTATTCCAAAATAAGGCTTTGATCACACCGAGCAGATATTGGCCTGCTTGCGCAATAGAAAAGTTCGTTAACAACAAACTTCCTATCAGGATACCTGCTCCTAAAGAAAGTAGTACCCGTCGGGTAACAATCGCAAGAATAATTGCTAATACGGGAGGAATGACAGATAAAGCTGAATCGGAGTAAGAAAAAACATTCATTATGGACAGTCTTTAGTTCACTAGTAATTTAAATAATGTACTTACACCAATTACTGTAATTGGTATTATTTCACCAAGTTCAGTGACAACCGAAGATTACTCGATTGTCATCACTATTCCTACTTAATAAAGATTAATTATTTACAATGAGTGATGTTTTAATAAAGTAGAGTAGGCTACTGGCTTCGCTATCGCTTATCCAGCAGCCCCTCTTCGATTCCGTGCATGAGGTTTTCCCTCACACGGCTCTGTTGTTACACTTCTCTCAGCCCCTTCACTTTGCTTATCATCTTGTCGTGGGTAAATACTCAAGACCAGCTTGGCGTAATTTTTCGTAAGCACCTCGTGATAGATACTTGCTTCGACGTTGACTTAAGCGACGATGCCAGCGATAGAACCGGTTTACTACAAATCCATTTATTCTGAAAAATACACCTCTGGGATAACCTATCCCACCAAAATAGTGTTTCCATCCCCTCAGAACTTGATTAACCTTATTTATCAGTACGCCAAGTGTATTTGAGGTTCGGTGTTTCACTATGTCTCTGAGTTTATTTTTCAGCTTTGTTTGGCTCTTCTTAGACGCCTGTATCTTGATGTAACTGGTGCCTTTGATGAGGCCTGTGATCCGTTGAAAGTTAAAACCGAGGAAATCAAACTCATTCATCAGCTTTCCCATATCCACACAGTGGGTTTTACTTTGATTTAGCTTCAGACCTTCATCACTTAATTGCTGTGTTATCCAGTCCAGTTGCTCTTGTGTGTAGGTTTGCTTATGAAGTACAACAAAATCATCTGCATAGGTAACGATTTTACACGGTGTTTTTTCGTGTATTTTCAAACAGAAATCGTTGAGATAGATGTTAGCCAGTAGTGGAGAGATAACTCCACCTTGCGGAGTGCCACATCGGCTTGCTTCTATTCGCCATTTCCCGTTGACCGTCTCTATGCTGATGGGCGCTTTGATAAAGCTTTTCAGTAAACTCAGAAAGCTGCTGTCGCTTATTCGCCTTTCTACTTTTGCCATCAACTTAGCGTGCGGGATGGTATCGAAATAGGCGCTCAAGTCAGCATCGAGTACGTGCTGGTAGCCTTGTTTTAGGCTCATTTCAATGACTTTTACCGCTTGCTGGGCGCTTCGACATGGACGATAACCATAACTGTGTTCATGTAAATGAGGTTCGTAGACGGGTTGCATCACTATTGTCATCGCCATTTGCACAATTCTGTCACTGATTATCGGGATCCCAAGTTTCCGCGTTTTGCCGTTGTCTTTGAGTATTTCTACTCGTTTGACTGGGCTAGGTCGATAGTTTTTCTGTTGTAATTGAGTTTGAATTTCTTTTAACAGCGCAACGACTTTCTTTTGCTGCTCTAGATAACTGAATGTGATGCCATCAATTCCTGCTCCGCCTTTATTGGCTTTGCATCGTCGATAGGCTTCTTCGAGTATATCTAGGCGACTGAGTTTATCGTACAAGCTGTAAAATCGTAGCTCCGAGTTA contains:
- the ltrA gene encoding group II intron reverse transcriptase/maturase, which codes for MANTPVNIRILQRKLYLRSKLNSELRFYSLYDKLSRLDILEEAYRRCKANKGGAGIDGITFSYLEQQKKVVALLKEIQTQLQQKNYRPSPVKRVEILKDNGKTRKLGIPIISDRIVQMAMTIVMQPVYEPHLHEHSYGYRPCRSAQQAVKVIEMSLKQGYQHVLDADLSAYFDTIPHAKLMAKVERRISDSSFLSLLKSFIKAPISIETVNGKWRIEASRCGTPQGGVISPLLANIYLNDFCLKIHEKTPCKIVTYADDFVVLHKQTYTQEQLDWITQQLSDEGLKLNQSKTHCVDMGKLMNEFDFLGFNFQRITGLIKGTSYIKIQASKKSQTKLKNKLRDIVKHRTSNTLGVLINKVNQVLRGWKHYFGGIGYPRGVFFRINGFVVNRFYRWHRRLSQRRSKYLSRGAYEKLRQAGLEYLPTTR
- a CDS encoding ankyrin repeat domain-containing protein, translated to MCNPLGAVSSNTSIAAQLDFQPQQANLESNTVDIDGQLFRVSLLGQYDAFLKFIRDEEVTKNHAELELTDNVAKLPGANFDEKLTGVIMRAEQQGKAILARDTKGREDYFARLEKLKTHIIGQVNFAQQLPDDALLFLVEFSNRLDEMRLWPESQQLLHLGAFPMAVESEGEWRCIDGLRIRLDLCDRPSTTIFNLLCRDQMSDALLKLTSKVKSANRVHLAAAVPWVLTGIDSQKDTHFKLPLHDLCASDIYDLLLTAPEDYHRRLLSSIDDYMELSQQVLSLKEQYLQYENDNLLMEMDGIVERLKGNAWTALLKLAPNHFYDGSQTRESISNEISKRIHTNQQLTHFLKSAFTPEKPELTDYTDNVSHWCEKLYCGDFCALAALVVYCLPVLDKRPLMMCLLSHTWQRLYSDTLCRHLEQLKVQSEFVTVWSKQIVERLTEFNAKYDDVVEKYLNNRECWQTLPLNRKQDLLQQCISGGVSFSTIQALRNSGADEVHLNSLDWRAWVNSRDWPKLIHLLSHQVNFNEVIHYSLPILKNDNQLLHIAAYFGRADVVEALLKTQGIEVNNANENGYTPLHAACRLGKEKVVKALLNYKGQNPEADIGLTREHSETKNTPLHSACIAGYDGVVKLLLNYKGQKAEIVLTREHSIYKNTLLHEACIAGHDGVVKVLLDYKGLHPKVDIGLTKGHPKSKSTPLHDTCINGHDAVVKALLDYKGLNPKVDIGLTKEHPISKSTPLYETCINGHNAVVKALLNYKVLNPEADIGLSREHLTYKSTPLHAACNLGKEKVVKVLLDYKGQYPNAYIGLAKVHSNIPNTPLYEACVTGHDGVVKVFMDYKGLHPKADIGLTKEHPITKGTPLYDACIAGHDGVVKILLDYKGQHPNADIGLTRKHSKYKDTPLHAACCLGKEKVVKVLLDYLSIHPIDSIRLFSKEFVMSPLKLASRCKHEVVATLILKWKGIELVSTKDKISVFFAKK
- a CDS encoding Na+/H+ antiporter NhaC family protein, giving the protein MNVFSYSDSALSVIPPVLAIILAIVTRRVLLSLGAGILIGSLLLTNFSIAQAGQYLLGVIKALFWNNGAINTWNLNILLFIVLLGMITALITVSGSAQAFAKWAKERVRNKRDAKLMTMLLGMVIFIDDYFNSLVVGSVARPLTDRYYISRAKLAYLLDSTAAPVCVISPVSSWGAYIIALIGGILTTHGMAKTSYFGTFVEMIPMNFYAIFSLLLLLFVSFYGLDVGPMRRHENNAQRGDLYDESKGVPPGSITVLEEDKNGSVLGLFLPIATLVVATIAFMIVTGMQALMAEDIPFSLIKAFENTDVGLSLVMGALIGLVVTLFLNWRQGLPIKQTVYAMSRGARSMMPAVYILLFAWTIAAVIGELETGKYMASLATGNIPFALLPAVVFLLAGLTAFSTGTSWGTFGIMLPIAADMAMGSHSAMMLPMLAAVLSGAVFGDHCSPISDTTILSSTGASCHHIDHVTTQLPYALVAAGISFLGYLVMGFSESVMAGFLMCSGAFILALFFLKYLSEQPEKG